The nucleotide window CTGCTCGTGGATGGCCTACGCTATCGGGGTCAAAGCAAAACGCACTAAATGGTTAACAGAGACGCCATACGTTACCCGAGATCAGCTCGGTTCAGTGTGTTCCGATCCACACTGCCACGGCGAGCGCGATAAGACCGGAACCAAAGGTTAGCGCAAGTTCCTGAGAGTTCGCGTAATGAGGTGAGGAGTCACCCTGACTGACAGAGTCTTTCCGCTCCGCGTTTCTCCTCCAAAGGCGGTAATGCGCCGCAACGCAAAGCGGATAAAAAGCGATCAGGACAAACGCGCCGCCCAGAACCCCACGAGCAAGAGACAGAGGTGAGCCAATCATCATCGGTGAAACAATGACGAGAGCAATGGTCGCGAAGAGGCTCATGATGTTGAACACGTCTGGAAGAGCTATCACCTCTTGCTTGTGACCGCCCTGCGCGTATATCTCCCGGTTCACTGTCCAACCCAAGGCCAAGAGCTGCATGAGGACCACTGGACCGGCAAGGCTGTACACCACTTCAAGCGTCATAGTCCCTCAGCGTTTCTGATTTATTCGGGTGAAATTCAAGAGCCGCGTCCGGCGTTTTGAACGCGGCTTCTGGGTGTCAGGCAGATATTTTGAAACCTGTTGTGGCCTGTATGGCGCGCGCCAACATCGCCGGGTCAGACACGCCTTGATAGTCCATACGGGGTGTGTAGGGCGCCTCCAGCGTCGCAATCTCGTCGGGGGTCAAATTGACCGAAAGAGTTGCAACAGCATCGTCGATGTGACCGGCTTTTAGAGCGCCCAAAATAGGAGCGGCGACGACCGCCTTGCTACGCAACCATGCTAATGCGATGACTGCCTGGCTCACTCCACGCTCTTTTGCAATCGCGCTAACCGCCTCGACGATCTTCTGGTCGCTGGCCGCATTAGTCGTATCCTTGTAGCCTGCGGCTGCTTCCGACTCGGATCGAGCTGTAGTCGATCCCCAGGGCCGGGCCAGAACGCCACGGGCCAGCGGGCTATACACAAGTGTTTGCACGCCTTCGTCTGTGCAGAGCGGCAACATCTCGCGTTCTTCCTCGCGTGTGACCAAGTTGTAGGTATCCTGCAAAGAAACGAAGCGAGACCATCCATTTTCCTTTTGAAGGTGGAGTGCTTTGCTGAATTCCCATGCCTTCATGGACGATGCACCGAGATAGCGGACCTTGCCCATCTTGACCAGATCGTGAAGGGCTTCCAACGTCTCTTCCCAGGGCGTGAGCTGGTCGCGACGATGAATCTGGTAAAGGTCCACGTAATCCGTCCCCAGCCGCGTCAGGCTGCGGTCGATCTCCCTCATGATCGACTTACGGGACAAGCCAATGGCGTTCGGACCGTCGTGCGTGGCCGAGGCGACCTTCGTCGCAATCACCACACTGTCTCGATTCGTGAACTCCTTGAGCGCCTTGCCTACAATTTCTTCGCTGCCGCCGTTGGAGTACATATTGGCGGTGTCGAAGAAGTTGATCCCTGCCTCAACCGCATGGCGGATCAGCGTCCGGCTGGACTCCTCATCAAGCGACCAGCTCGGATAGGCGCGTGAAGGCTCGCCGAACCCCATGCAGCCGATACAGATGGGGGAGATGTCAAGACCTGTGGTGCCAAGCTTCTTATATTGCATGCAACCTCCGTGCCGGTGTAAAAAGGGATAACTCTCCGGTTAGGATTGAGCGTAGCGGAGAGTTCTCCGCTTCGTCAAGAGGCTATGACTAAAATTGACACGCTGCGCTCCGATGCGCAGGCAAACAGAGACCGGATACTGGAAGTGGCACGCGATGCGCTCGCGGCTGAGCCGACTACTTCTCTGAACTCGATTGCGAAGGAAGCTGGGGTAGGAGCTGGCACGTTGTATCGCCACTTCCCCAGCCGTGAGTCACTGGTACTTGGCGTCTACCGCAAAGAGATCGAAACACTTGTGGCCCTCGCACCGGCGCTGCTTGCGAAGCATCCGCCTCTCCAAGCCTTCAAGATCTGGTGCGACCGGCTGGCAAAGTTCGGAAGGATGAAGTATGGGGTAGCTGACATCGTCCATGCTGCGGCGTCGGAGCAAGATGCGCAGAGCTCGTATGGACCCATGCTCACTGTAGTTCGCCAGTTGATGAGCGCCTGCAAGCAGATCGGGGCGATTGATCCTGGAGCTGACCCGGAGGACTTCCTGGTACTTGTAGGTCTTTTGTGGCGCATTCCTCCAACTGCCGCTGGCGAGGCGCAGGTAAAGCGGATTCTCGCGATGATCTACAAAGGATTAGGGATAAAAGGCTTGACGTAATTACGTCAATACAGAAAGCTACTGCCGCCGCGTTCGTCTTGCGGCCGGTAGGTCACCCATTTCTTTGAAGAGCGACACGTTCTTTGCTTGGGGCGCCGTCGTCGCGAAGCTTAAGGCGCTCTGCTCATGTTCTTCAGGATGTTGCTCTCGCCACAGAACTCGCAGGAACTCCGGCCAGTCGTCCTGCACGTAGAAGGTGCGCGTCACCTTCGCGTGACACGGCAAGCACAGCGTCAGCATTTTTGCCGGATCGCTGTTCCCCGCTTCCCTGTGATGTACCGCTACTGAGCGCTTCCCACGCTTCAGAGTTGTGCATCCTGGAACGCGGCAACGGTAGTCGTCACGCTTCAGCACTTCCTCACGATGACCACCGAAATATTCCTCATCCTGGCGCTTCAGCGTATAGCACGTCGAGCACAGGCCCTTGGCGAGGACTTTGCCGTTCCCACAGGGGCAATGCATCACGATCTGCTTCGGCTTCGTCATAAGGAGCCCGAGCCGATCGCTTTCGTTCTATAGCGGTGCAGAGTCATTCGCGAGACCCCAAACTCTCGCGCAAGCACCGACGGTTTTTCCCCGGCTTCAAACCTCTGCACGAGCGAAGCGATGACTTCCGCACTCAACGTTTTTGGCCTGCCTTTGTACACGCCACGTTTCTTCGCCAGCTCAATTCCCTCTCGCTGGCGCTCACGTATCAATTGCCGCTCAAACTCTGCAATGGCTCCCATGACGCTCAACAGCAGATTCGCCATCGGTGAGTCCTCGCCGGTAAAGATGAGATTTCCTTGCGGAACTCGACGCGTATGCCGCGCTCCGTCAAGCCGAACACCAGCTTGCGAAGATCATCCAGGTTGCGGCCGAGCCGGTCCATCGAGTGACACACCACTGTGTCTCCCTCGCGGACGAACGAAAGCATCGCTGTGAGTTGGGGTCGTTTTACGTCTTTTCCTGAAACGTGATCCACGAAACGACGGTCCACCGTCACGCCTTCGAGCTGGCGATCCTCGCGCTGATCGAGAGTGCTCACTCGGATGTACCCGACGCACTGACCCTTCGCCGGCCGAGCCGACTTTGCGACGTTTGCCGGCTTCGTGGACCGAGCCGGTTTCGCAGCCTTCGTCGGCTGCGTCTTTCTCGCGCTCTTTTTTGTAACAGTAAGCTCTTTGACCCGCGCCATTAGCCGTATCATAAAGGAGAATTCAACCTTTTCGATACGGGATTTCGAGGTGCGCTGTTACGTATCGTTGAGGTATACCCCAACACCACGCGGCTGTAGAGATGCGGAGACCTTAGTCACGCCACGGGAACGGTAATTATGGAAAGATCAAACACTTTCGACCGTTGTGTATATACATCCCCTTCGGGTCTCTGCCCGGGAGTGTCACCACTCCATCCAAAGGAGCATTACTTACCAGCGGGCCTCGGAAACTTCAAAGACGATGTCTTGCACCGAAATTTCATCTGTTACGAATGCCAAGAACGCTTCAGCAAATGTGAGGCTGTGTTTCTGCAGAACAGCACTGAAGCGTTTTTCCGGAAGATCATTGGCGTTACCGGACGTAGGAGTCACAAGCAAAAGAACATCTTTACTGAGCCAACGCTAGGTCTACCTCCGCTGACGGTGCGAGCCCTTCATCCGACTCTGGGGTACGAACTTCTTTGGCAAATGACTTCTCAAGGAGAAGCGTTCCAGCTTAACCAACTAATTGTTTAGGAAAGCAGATGGCACTCTTGAGCATGTCCCTATCCGTGATGGTCTGCTGGCCAGAGATTTAGCTCGCTTTGGAGAGCAATGGAAGACATGGCAGCTCATTGCCTGCATTGCTGGAGCGGCAAGTGAAGTAGAGCTGCACACCGTTCTGGTTGCGGCTTTGGTCGGGATGAAAGACGTAGCTGAGGAGGTGCAGCCAGGACATGAGATTGAAGGCGAGATGCGAGCCCAGATCACTCTCCCGTATGTCCAGGCGATTTGCAAAATAGCATTCCACTCCGTACTCGCTCGTTTTCACTTCACAGGATTCGAGCCTGAGTTTGACACTTTAAAGCGCTACATCTACTCAGGAGTCGGAACCCAACGAGCACTGATTGCCAACGAACCCCTGCTGCCACAGTTGCTTCCAGCCACCGATGTACTGTCGTTCGACCACGACGACTCCAGCCCAGGTCGACACGCAGAAAAGTTGATCCGCCGCTCTCTAAGTAAGGCTTCTATGCGAGCGGTTGCTCTTCGAAGCCGATTGCAACAAGTCGTGTTCGAAGACGGTTCTCCATTTGACTGCCCCTACCGAGTTGTGTTGCTTTCCTGAAGGAAGAGTGTTGCGTGTGCTACGAAACGCTCTGCGTATTGAAAGATTGCGCCATGCCCAGCATCTGGGTACATGATCAGCTGGGCGTCAGGCAGCTGTTGGGCCAGCTCAAATGCATTTATGGAAGGCACCATAATGTCCTCGGAGCCGTTCACCACCAAAACAGGATGCTTTATCGTCTCTAGCTGTTTCTTGTAGGCACCGAGTGACCCGTGGCCCCAGGCGCCTATAGCGTCTCCCTGTCTCTGCATGGCTTGCATGTTCGTGGGAATGTCACGATCTTCTCTTCGAAGCAATGTTCGGTCGATAAACGCAGCTCCGGCCTCTTGGCTCGTTTTTGAAGTTGCAAAAAATAAGAATCCCTTTTCGCGACCTTCGAGCGGGAACTTGGTCGCGACAGCCGTTACATCCGGTGTGTACCCTTGCATGCCATGACCCCCCTGCGGGCCTGTACCCGCCAGGATCGCACGACGTACAAGTGAAGGCCGATCGAGCAGCACCTGCTGGCCTACAAACCCGCCGAGTGAAAAAGCAAAGAGATCGATCTGCTTCAGCCCAAGCGCGTCGACAAACACCAATGCGTCGTGCGCCATCGCGGCAACGCTGTCGGGAACCTCTCCACTTGACCGCCCGATCCCGACATTGTCGAAAAGGATGACAGTTCGCCCCAGCGCCAGGCCGTCCGTGATCCACGGGTCCCAATCGTCCATAGTGCCACGGAAGTGTTGAAGAAAGAGCAGCGGGGGGCCATCGCCCTCACCGAACCGCCTATATGCATAACGAACCCCGTTGGCTTCGAGGTATTCGGTAGGCGCTG belongs to Granulicella arctica and includes:
- a CDS encoding TetR/AcrR family transcriptional regulator, which translates into the protein MTKIDTLRSDAQANRDRILEVARDALAAEPTTSLNSIAKEAGVGAGTLYRHFPSRESLVLGVYRKEIETLVALAPALLAKHPPLQAFKIWCDRLAKFGRMKYGVADIVHAAASEQDAQSSYGPMLTVVRQLMSACKQIGAIDPGADPEDFLVLVGLLWRIPPTAAGEAQVKRILAMIYKGLGIKGLT
- a CDS encoding HNH endonuclease signature motif containing protein, with amino-acid sequence MTKPKQIVMHCPCGNGKVLAKGLCSTCYTLKRQDEEYFGGHREEVLKRDDYRCRVPGCTTLKRGKRSVAVHHREAGNSDPAKMLTLCLPCHAKVTRTFYVQDDWPEFLRVLWREQHPEEHEQSALSFATTAPQAKNVSLFKEMGDLPAARRTRRQ
- a CDS encoding helix-turn-helix domain-containing protein, with amino-acid sequence MANLLLSVMGAIAEFERQLIRERQREGIELAKKRGVYKGRPKTLSAEVIASLVQRFEAGEKPSVLAREFGVSRMTLHRYRTKAIGSGSL
- a CDS encoding alpha/beta fold hydrolase, whose protein sequence is MPYAASTNILKHLELGLPNARLVSATPTNATAPTEYLEANGVRYAYRRFGEGDGPPLLFLQHFRGTMDDWDPWITDGLALGRTVILFDNVGIGRSSGEVPDSVAAMAHDALVFVDALGLKQIDLFAFSLGGFVGQQVLLDRPSLVRRAILAGTGPQGGHGMQGYTPDVTAVATKFPLEGREKGFLFFATSKTSQEAGAAFIDRTLLRREDRDIPTNMQAMQRQGDAIGAWGHGSLGAYKKQLETIKHPVLVVNGSEDIMVPSINAFELAQQLPDAQLIMYPDAGHGAIFQYAERFVAHATLFLQESNTTR
- a CDS encoding aldo/keto reductase, whose amino-acid sequence is MQYKKLGTTGLDISPICIGCMGFGEPSRAYPSWSLDEESSRTLIRHAVEAGINFFDTANMYSNGGSEEIVGKALKEFTNRDSVVIATKVASATHDGPNAIGLSRKSIMREIDRSLTRLGTDYVDLYQIHRRDQLTPWEETLEALHDLVKMGKVRYLGASSMKAWEFSKALHLQKENGWSRFVSLQDTYNLVTREEEREMLPLCTDEGVQTLVYSPLARGVLARPWGSTTARSESEAAAGYKDTTNAASDQKIVEAVSAIAKERGVSQAVIALAWLRSKAVVAAPILGALKAGHIDDAVATLSVNLTPDEIATLEAPYTPRMDYQGVSDPAMLARAIQATTGFKISA
- a CDS encoding recombinase family protein; protein product: MARVKELTVTKKSARKTQPTKAAKPARSTKPANVAKSARPAKGQCVGYIRVSTLDQREDRQLEGVTVDRRFVDHVSGKDVKRPQLTAMLSFVREGDTVVCHSMDRLGRNLDDLRKLVFGLTERGIRVEFRKEISSLPARTHRWRICC